A genomic region of Paenibacillus sp. PL2-23 contains the following coding sequences:
- a CDS encoding polysaccharide deacetylase family protein: MRSKYLHITLCLLAALAAGCAGNGAASAPTSAPTEEPEAKPKESAAPANVPAPAPEASPSPSPTATPAATATPAAEPLYRMNAAYRFIPIDDSAPANAVLLTFDDGPKDEDVVTSLLDTLDKHGAKAIFFVNGYRVKQNPELLKLMYERGGTIGNHSYDHINLKNESADTIEEQLASVQSDVEALIGERPLFFRPPYGAGNDQVKEIAKNHGMLYMTWSNGSLDWDSSARDKPEVVIRNVMEQLHPGANILMHEVPWTADALDELLTRLKAEGYTFIDPSTIQLTD; the protein is encoded by the coding sequence ATGCGCTCAAAATATTTGCACATCACTCTATGTCTGCTGGCAGCCCTGGCAGCCGGCTGCGCAGGAAATGGGGCCGCCTCTGCCCCAACATCTGCTCCAACAGAGGAACCGGAGGCCAAGCCGAAGGAATCGGCGGCACCCGCCAACGTTCCGGCGCCCGCGCCGGAGGCCTCGCCCTCGCCATCTCCGACCGCCACGCCAGCCGCGACGGCAACGCCCGCGGCAGAACCCTTGTATCGAATGAACGCGGCTTATCGGTTCATCCCTATTGATGACAGCGCACCCGCTAACGCGGTGCTGCTTACATTCGACGACGGACCAAAGGATGAAGACGTGGTAACCAGTCTTCTCGACACCTTGGATAAGCATGGGGCCAAAGCGATCTTTTTTGTCAATGGCTATCGAGTGAAACAAAATCCGGAGCTGCTGAAGCTGATGTATGAGCGAGGCGGCACAATCGGCAACCATTCTTACGATCATATTAATTTGAAGAATGAAAGTGCCGACACGATCGAGGAGCAGCTGGCCTCCGTTCAGTCCGACGTTGAAGCGCTCATCGGAGAGCGGCCCCTGTTTTTTCGACCGCCATACGGCGCAGGCAACGACCAAGTGAAGGAAATCGCCAAAAACCACGGCATGCTGTACATGACGTGGTCCAATGGCTCGCTTGACTGGGACAGCTCCGCTCGCGACAAGCCGGAGGTTGTGATCCGCAATGTCATGGAGCAGCTTCATCCCGGAGCCAATATTCTGATGCATGAGGTTCCCTGGACCGCAGATGCCCTCGACGAGCTGCTCACGCGTCTGAAGGCGGAGGGCTACACGTTCATCGATCCTTCAACGATCCAGCTTACGGACTGA
- the serA gene encoding phosphoglycerate dehydrogenase, protein MFKVLVSDPISDLGIQQLVEANDVIVDKNPGLSEDELVAIIGQYDALLVRSQTRVTARVMEAGKGLKVVGRAGVGVDNIDLEAATQRGIIVINAPDGNTITTCEHTFAMMMAVARHIPQAYAKTVGGTWDRKSFLGVELRNKTLGVLGMGRIGSEVAKRAKAFGMNIMGYDPFMTEERAEKLGVKLASVDEIVRSADFMTVHTPLTPETRHMIGRAQFAVMKPGMRIVNCARGGIIDEIALVDAIDEGIVAGAAFDVFEVEPPAADHPFLTHPKIIVTPHLGASTVEAQENVAIDVSEQVLHILRDEPFSNAVNMPPIPANLQSKLQPYFALGEKLGSFIAQSTEGAVQEIVVSYSGELAELDTQPLTRYVVRGVLSHHLGLEQVNVVNSMHLAKLRDVNIVIQKSSTSKDFTNLVTVALRTKKEEHVVSGTLLTGYGPRIVQIDKFPVDVTPEGNLILISHNDKPGIIGRVGTLLGSNDVNIATMQVGRQLEGGSAIMVLRVDKGTPKEVLAQLTNMPELNTAKEIKLP, encoded by the coding sequence ATGTTCAAAGTGTTAGTATCCGATCCCATCAGCGATCTCGGGATCCAACAGCTTGTCGAAGCAAACGACGTCATCGTCGACAAAAACCCAGGTCTCAGCGAGGACGAGCTGGTAGCCATTATCGGCCAATACGACGCGCTTCTCGTTAGAAGCCAGACTCGCGTAACCGCACGCGTTATGGAGGCCGGCAAAGGGCTGAAGGTCGTTGGACGAGCTGGCGTAGGCGTCGACAATATTGATCTGGAAGCCGCTACCCAGCGCGGCATCATCGTCATCAATGCGCCGGATGGCAACACGATTACAACCTGCGAGCATACCTTTGCTATGATGATGGCGGTTGCCCGCCACATCCCGCAAGCCTACGCCAAAACGGTGGGCGGCACTTGGGACCGCAAATCGTTCCTAGGCGTTGAGCTTCGCAACAAGACGCTTGGCGTTCTTGGCATGGGCCGTATCGGCAGCGAAGTCGCCAAACGCGCCAAAGCCTTCGGCATGAACATTATGGGCTACGATCCCTTTATGACGGAGGAACGCGCAGAGAAGCTGGGCGTTAAGCTGGCCAGCGTGGATGAGATTGTGCGTTCCGCTGATTTCATGACCGTGCATACGCCGCTTACTCCGGAAACGCGCCATATGATCGGCAGAGCGCAATTTGCGGTTATGAAGCCGGGCATGAGAATTGTCAACTGCGCGCGCGGCGGCATCATTGACGAAATCGCCCTGGTAGACGCAATCGACGAGGGCATTGTAGCCGGCGCGGCGTTCGACGTATTCGAGGTTGAGCCGCCAGCAGCGGACCATCCATTCCTGACCCATCCCAAAATTATCGTAACGCCGCATCTTGGCGCATCTACGGTTGAGGCGCAAGAGAATGTCGCGATCGACGTCTCGGAGCAGGTGCTGCATATTCTTCGCGACGAGCCGTTCTCCAACGCCGTTAATATGCCGCCGATTCCTGCCAACCTTCAGAGCAAGCTGCAGCCTTATTTCGCGCTTGGAGAGAAGCTGGGCAGCTTTATCGCCCAATCGACAGAAGGCGCTGTACAAGAAATCGTCGTCAGCTACTCCGGCGAATTGGCCGAGCTGGACACCCAGCCGCTTACCCGTTATGTCGTTCGCGGCGTGCTGTCGCATCACTTGGGCCTGGAGCAGGTGAATGTGGTCAACTCCATGCACCTTGCCAAGCTTCGCGATGTTAATATCGTCATCCAGAAGTCGTCTACCTCCAAGGACTTTACGAATCTGGTAACTGTCGCTCTCCGCACGAAGAAGGAAGAGCATGTGGTATCCGGAACGCTGCTGACGGGCTATGGTCCGCGCATTGTCCAGATCGACAAGTTCCCTGTCGACGTTACGCCGGAAGGCAACCTGATTCTGATCTCGCATAACGACAAGCCGGGCATTATCGGCCGTGTCGGCACCCTTCTCGGCAGCAACGACGTCAACATCGCAACCATGCAGGTTGGCCGTCAGCTTGAGGGCGGCTCCGCCATCATGGTACTGCGCGTCGACAAAGGCACGCCGAAGGAAGTGCTTGCGCAGCTGACGAATATGCCGGAATTGAACACAGCCAAAGAAATTAAATTGCCATAA
- a CDS encoding type II CAAX endopeptidase family protein: protein MKKFDIRNIKVRKVSVDEIDDRMLLINLYATQALTLIIGLIWIFFQRQNLLQLLSIPSTASFIWWGFGLAAAVIAVDLLISRWVPEEAADDGGVNDRIFRNRAIWHIAVISFVVAVCEELLFRGAVQHAIGPYWTSIIFAAIHVRYLKHWIPTGLVFSISYGLGWIYEQSGSLWAPIIAHFVIDLVMGLIIRFRRDNHEQEAEA, encoded by the coding sequence ATGAAAAAATTCGACATACGCAATATTAAGGTGCGCAAGGTCAGCGTTGACGAAATTGATGACCGCATGCTACTAATAAACTTATACGCCACACAAGCCCTTACTCTTATTATCGGTCTCATCTGGATTTTTTTTCAGCGCCAAAATCTGCTGCAGCTATTATCCATTCCAAGCACGGCCAGCTTCATATGGTGGGGGTTCGGACTGGCGGCTGCCGTTATCGCTGTTGATCTGCTGATCTCGCGCTGGGTGCCGGAGGAAGCGGCGGACGACGGCGGCGTCAACGACCGCATTTTCCGGAATCGCGCCATATGGCATATCGCGGTCATCTCATTTGTGGTGGCCGTCTGCGAGGAGCTGCTGTTCCGTGGAGCCGTCCAGCATGCCATTGGCCCGTATTGGACGAGCATCATCTTCGCGGCCATTCACGTCAGGTATCTCAAGCACTGGATACCGACCGGTCTCGTATTTTCCATCAGCTACGGGCTGGGCTGGATTTACGAGCAGAGCGGATCGTTATGGGCGCCCATAATCGCCCACTTTGTGATCGATCTCGTTATGGGCTTGATTATTCGTTTCAGGAGGGACAATCATGAGCAGGAAGCTGAGGCATAG